The following is a genomic window from Desulfobotulus pelophilus.
TCCTCCGCAGACGGCTCTGTGTCAGCGGAGGACTGTCTGCTTTCTGAAGCTGGGGAAGCTGTTTCCTTTATTGCAGTGATGGGAGAAGGCAGGTCTTTTTCCGGTGCAGGATCTGAAATCAGAGCTGCGATGGCCTGCACGCTGCGGCACTCCTGCAGGGTTTCTGCGGGAATCGTGGCCAGAGAGGGATAGATGCCTTCCAGCTCCGAGAGAATTTCTACTCTTTTGATGGAGTCTATGCCCAGATCCGCTTCCAGATCCATGTCTGCCTGAATCATCTCTTCGGGGTAACCCGTATGGCGGGCGATGATGGAACGGATCGCTGCGGCGGCATCTGCAGGAAATACATTTTCCTGTACTTTATGGCTGTTATGGGATTTTTCATGGGTTGGCTGTGCATCCGGAACCACAAGGGCCGCTATGGCGGATATGCTGCGGGCTGTGGCAAGAATTTCCTGGGCCAGGGTGGCGAGGCCGGGATAAATGCCTTCCAGTTCGGAGAGAATTTCCACCCTTTTGATGGAGTCTATGCCCAGATCTGCTTCCAGATCCATGTCTGCCTGAATCATGTCTTCGGGGTAACCCGTATGGCGGGATACCAGCTCCGTGATGACAGGGATGGGGGATGCGCTGGCTGGAGATGTCGTGCTACTGGTTTTTTCCGGTACGGAAAGGGAGGCCGGAGAATGGTCTGTCAGAAGATCGGCAAAGGCCTGTAGGCTGCGGGCTTCGGCCAGTACTTCCGGTGCAAAACCGGCCATGGCCGGGAAGTGTCCTTCCAGCTCCGAGAGAATTTCCACCCTTTTGATGGAGTCTATGCCCAGATCCGCTTCCAGATCCATGTCCGCCTGAATCATGTCTTCGGGATAACCCGTATGACGGGATACGGTGCTCACCAGAAGGGACAGAATGTTTTTTTCCTGCTGGCTGGAATTTTCCATGGTCTCAGGGGCTCTGGCTGCGGCTGCCTCAGGGACAGGTCGCGCCGGAACCGGGGGAGCCGGGGCGGGATCAGGTGAAAGATTTCTGGCCGGAGTTGAAAGATTCTCTGCAACAGGGGCAAGGCTTCCGGCTTCGGAAAAGGGTTTTTCAGGGTATTCCTGAAGGGAAAATCCTTCGCCCCTTCCCATGGAATGGACCAGTCTTTCCAGTGTGCGGCCCGCTTCGGACTGCAGGGATAAAAACTGTTCGTGGGCACGGGTGGTCTGTTCCTGAAGGGCTTTCAAGGTTTGGAAACCTTCCATCAGAACCCTTGAATCCATGGGGGTACCTCGTTTCTGTAAAGTCTCAGTGGGTCTATGGGGGAGGGAATGCATGGCCACATCAACAGAATCTTGACGGGTGCCGGCCGGAGTTGTCGCAGCAGCAAGTTGTCGGGTGGATGCAGGTGCCACATCTGCAGAATTTGTATGGGCCTCTGCCGGGGTCTTTGCTGCTGGTTCAGGCCGGTGGATTGTTTCCCTGCTCCGGGCAGGGGCCAGATTCTCAGCGGAAAGGAGTCTGCTGTCAGCTGCCCGTAAAAGGGGCTTTTTTTCTGCGGCCTTTTTCCCCTGTTCCGGTTTGATATTGGCTCCGGAAAGCCAGATGGTCATCCGCCGCTCCGGGTTGGGCGGTGGCTCCGGGATGCCGGACCAGTCCACTCCATAGCCAAGGGCAGCCAGCTGGCAGAGAAGAATGAGAAGATCCATATCTCCTGAATTTTTTCCGGCGGAAGCATCCATGGCAAAACAATGCACGGATTCCTGTTCCAGAATGGCGGAAGCAAGGCCAGTGAGAACATTTTTAGGGCCTGTTTCCACAAAGGTGCGCACACCTTTATCATAAAGATATTTTATATTGCTGATGAAACGAACAGGAGAAAGGAGCTGGGAAGAAAGGGTCTGGCGGATGGCATCCCCATCCTTTTCATAGGCAAGGCCTGTGCCGTTGGCCATGACTTCCATGGAGGGAGCTTTGGGGGTGATGCCCTGCAGGGCCTCTGCAAAGGGTTTGGCCGCATCTTCCACAAGGGGGCTGTGGAAGGCGGCGGCAACGGGCAGCCTTATTCCCCTGATTTTGTGGCTCTTCAGCACCTTGGCCGCATGATCCAGAGCCTCTTTTCCACCGGAGAGCACGCACTGGGAAGGGCTGTTTTCATTGGCCAGCACCACATTCAGGTTTTCTTTTTCAATGAGGCTTTTCAGGGTTTCCACATCAGCCCGTACGGCCATCATTGCGCCCCGGTCCCTTGGGTCATCGGGGTCACCTGCCATGTAGCGGCCCCGGAGGACGGAAAGCTGCATGCATTCCGTTTCCTGAAACACACCGGCGCAGCAGAGGGCCGGGAGTTCTCCGTAACTGTGTCCGCATGTGGCATGGGGACGGATGCCGAAACGTTCCAGTATGCGGGCCATGCCAAGGCTGACGCAGCCGATGGCGGGCTGGGCCAGATCCGTGGACCGCAGGGTTTCTTCCTCTTCTTTGCCCTCACCTGTAAAGGGATGGATAAAAGGGGAAAGGAGATGTTCTTTGCGGTGAGGGGCAGCGTATTCGGCCAGAGTGGCATTCCCCAGCTCAAGGCTTTCCAGCATTTCCGGGAAAATACAGGCAAGGCTTTTTCCCATGCCGGGATACTGGCTGCCCTGTCCGGGAAAGAGAAAGGCAAGTTTTCCGGGCGACTCCCCTTTGCCGAAAAAAATCTGGCCATGCTGGCCTTCCTTTTCTTCCCCGATAATGGCTCTGGCTTCTTTGATGGTACCTGCCATATCCCCATCTTTTTCCAGAAGGAGCAGCAGACGAAAGCTGTGGGCGGAGGAGAAATCTGATCGGGAACGGCGGCAGACTTCCTGCAGCATCCGGGGTTCCTTCAGTTCTGTTTTTTCCAGATCCGCAAGCTTGTGAAGAAGGGTATCCGTGTCTGGGCCGGAAACAGAGAAGATATCCGTATGAAAATCCCAGACCCATTCGTTTCGTTTTTTGCCATATTCTTCCAGCACGGCATGGTAATCCGCTCCGCCAAAGCCAAAGGCACTGACCGCGGCCCGACGTGGGCGGTCTTTTTCTGTCGTCCATGGCATGGCTTGGGAAAGCATGCAAAAGCCGGAGGAGGGAATGTCCAGATCCGGATCCGGGGGAAGGTGTTTCAGTGCCGGGGGCAGCACCTTGTTATAAAGGCAGAGTACGATTTTGATGAAACCAGCCATGCCCGCTGCGGCTTTGGTATGGCCGATGTTGGCCTTGACGGAGGAGAGAATGCAGGGCCTTGTGTCCCTTTCTTTGCCGTACACCGCCTGCAGGGCCTTGAATTCCACGGCGTCGCCCACACGGGTGCCGGTGCCGTGGGCTTCCACCAGATCCACGCTGGAGGGATGAAAGCCAGCCTCTTCACAGGCCTTTTCCAGGGCACGAATCTGACCTTCCGCTCCCGGTGCGTAGATGCTCTGGCTTCTGCCATCGCTGGCCGTACCCATGCCCTTGATGACCGCATAGATACGGTCGCCATCTTTTTCGGCATCTTCAAGGCGTTTGAGAACGGCCATGCCCACGCCTTCTCCCAGTACGGTGCCGTCGGCCTTTTCGGAAAAGGGTCTGGCATCGCCGGAGTGGGAAAGAACGCCGGTCTGGGCAAAGCACATGTGCATGAAAATATCGTTTAAGGTATCCACGCCGCCGGTGATCACCATGTCGGCTTTGCCCGTCTGCAGTTCCAGCACAGCCATGTGTACGGCGGCAAGGGAGCTGCCGCAGGCCGCATCCACAACGCAGTTGCTGCCCCCAAGGTTGAGGCGGTTGGCAATGCGTCCGGCAATGACATTGCCCAGAAGACCGGGGAATGCATTTTCCTGCCATGCTGTATGACCGGCCGCCATGCGTTCCATAATGGCGGTCTGGATATCTTCCGGGATTCCTTCGGCTTCCAGTGCTTCTTTCCACAGGGGATGGCTGAGTCGGGAAGCCAGCGGCACCACCAGCTCCTGAGTACCCGTGGCACCGAGAATCACACTGGTGCGGGAACTGTCATATTCCCTCTGCTGGGGGTAGCCTGCGTCATCTAAGGCGCAGCGGGCCGTGACCAGACCCAGAAGCTGGGATGTATCCGTCACTTCAAGGAGATTGGGCGGAATGCCAAAGGCGGATGGATCAAAGGGATAGGGAGAAAGATAGCCTCCCCGGGTGCAGTAGGTTTTGTCCGGCGCACCGGGGGAGGGAGTAAAGTAGGCTTCCCTGGACCAGTGACTTTCGGGAACCTCACCGATGGCATCGAGGTTACGGAAAATCAGCCGCCAGAAAGCCAGCCTGTCCGGTGATTTTGGAAAAAGGCAGGCCATGCCGATCACGGCCAGATCACAGGGTTTGGATATGGAAGAAGGGGTCATGGAATATCCTGATCCTCTTTAAGACATCATGGGTTCAAGGGTGTTAAGGCCCAGTGGTGAGAAATTGCCGATATGGGCCGGAATCTCCGGATACTGGGCTTTTAGCATGGAGAAACGGGTAAGGGTGGCGGCTCCGGCCAGAAGATTGAAGGCCACGGTGCGGATGCGGCGTTCGGATACCTCCTCCAGAAAACTGTTTTTGGTCCAGGCATTGAAAGCACCCATGGCCGGGCCGCACCAGACCTGATAATCCACCTTGCGGTCCGGATTTCCCTGTATGGCCCAGAGGGAGGCCTGACCGAGATAGGAGCGGAAGAGCAGGGCCATGTGGTGGCGGGGATCTTCTTCGGCCCGTTTCAGCTGGGATGGATCCCGTTCCATGAAAAAGCGGCGGGTGGATTCCCATTCCTCTGCTATGCTTTTCTGAAAGATCTTGTCTTCAAGGAAGCGGATGGCATCCTCCGGCAGGGCTTCCATGGAAGGATACTCCCTGTAAAGGGTGTAGAGTTTCTGCGCCCGTAAGGCAAACATGGTTTCCCTTTTCAGCACCTGCACCCTGCCACCCATCTCAAACATGTCCGCCGCAGCGGTCATGGTGACATCGGCCTGTCCGCAGCGGGCCAGCATCTCCCGCACCGTATCTGAGGTGCCGGATTCCACGCAGGCCTGATGGACGGAGCCCACCAGTATATAATCCGCTCCCAGAGCAAAGGCCGCCGCCGCAGAAGCCGGAGTGGCAATGCCGCCCCCAAGACCCACGCAGGGGATGTGGACATACTCCCTTGCAGCCATGGCCGCATCCCTTGCCGCTTTGATGGCGGGAAGAAGGGCCATGGCCGGACGGTTGTCCGTATGTCCGCCGGAATCCGCTTCTGCCGTGATGTCATCGGCCATGGGAAGTAAGGCCCCGAGTCGGGCTTCATCTTCACTTAGCAGCCCTTGGCTGAGCAGTTGCGTAAGAATTTTCTCCGGAGGGGGCGCAAGGAATTTTTCAGCAATTTCCACCCTGGAAACCTTGGCTATGATGCGGTTTTTCGGCAGGGGACGGCCCTTTTCATCCGCCGTGACGCCCCTTACCCTGTACAGAACAATGGCCGGGGTCATGCGCATGAAGGCGGCGGCACAGACGCTGGTGATGCCGGATTTTAGATAAAGTTCCGCAAGGGCCATTTCCCCTTCCGGGGAGCCGGGCTGGTGCAGAAAATTAAAGCCAAAGGGAAAGGGGCTGGATTCTGCCGCTTTTTTCAGGGTGGCAATGGCCTTTTCAATGCGGGCAAGGGTGCAGCCGCCAGCCCCGAAAAAGCCCATGCCTCCGGCCCGGCCCGCTTCCATCACCATGGCTTCCGATGTGATGCCGTTGGCCATGGCTCCTGCTATGTAGGGGTATTTCAATCCGTGTCGCCGGAGAAAATCCCGGCTGCCGAGGTTTTCAGGCGGAAGGGGGGGAACAAAGGCAAGAAGAGGCAGTGCGTTTTCACCGGAAAGGACACCTCCCAGAATCGCCTGCCCGTATGTGCGGAGCTGGGGTTTGCCGTTTTCTCCCAGCACAAGAAAAAGGGGACTGCGCAAGGCGAGCAGTGCCGTTTTTGGATCGTTTGTCTCAGGAAAGGCTTTATCAGAAGGGCCGGGTTGCCACCAGCCCATGGAAGAATTTGTCATATCTGTTGTCATTCACTATCCATAAGAGGCTGTTTTGGCCTGATTGCAGGTTGTTATGTGCTCATCCTGTATTCCTCATGCCCGGTATGCCTGTCTGTCTGCTCACCGATGAGTGAAAAACCCTGGGAACGATAAAACTGGTACCCGGCTTTGTTGGCTTTATATACGGATAAGGTCAATCTGGGCCTTTGTTGTCTGGCATGCAGCAGCAGCTGTTTGCCCATTCCCATGCCCTGAAATGGAGGGGAAATAAAAACAGCCGCAAGCTCATTTCCGGAAAGGGCATAAAAACCTGTTATCTCCGAGTCTTTTTCAAAAACGAATACCTCTGAAGAAGGCAGGTGGACGTGGCGCATGTTGTCTGTCTGCGATTCCCAGAATGAGGCTTCCATAAAATCATGGGAAGCTGCGGATGCGGACAACCATATATCCAGAACCCTGTCCATGTCCGATTCACAGAATTTCCTTATCATTTCAGATCAGATCCCTTACATTTTTCATATGCTTCCATCCTGCACGCTGTCTGTATTTCAGTACCATAAACCTATACTCTATACCCAAAGGGAGGAAGACTGTCAAGGTGGGCATGAACGCTGTTCCTGATGCAAACATTATTGGCTTCTTGGGTGAAAGCGTTTGTGAACTTCCTTGAGGCCTTTGCGGTTCACATGGGTATAGATCTGGGTGGTGGCAATATCCGCATGGCCCAGCAGGGCCTGCACCACCCGCAGATCCGCTCCACCCTCCAGAAGGTGGGTGGCAAAGGCATGGCGAAGGCTGTGGGGCGTAATCAGTCTGGTAATCCCCGCTTTCAGGCGGTAGCGCTTCAGGTTTTTCCAGAAGGCCTGACGGGTGAGGGGCTTTCCCGTTCCTCCTACAAAGAGATAATCACTGGTGCGGGTTGTCAGAATACGGGGGCGGCCCTCCCGGATATAGATATGCACTGCCTGCCCTGCTTTTTCATGGAAGGGTACCACCCTCTCCCGGTTTCCCTTGCCATGCACCCGTAAAAAACCAGCATCCATACGAAGATCTGTAACTTTTAGCCCCATGAGCTCTGAAACCCTCAGCCCTGTTGCATAGAGCAGTTCCAGCATGGCCCTGTCCCGGAGCCCCAGAGCCGTATCCACAGCCGGTGCGGAAAGAAGTGCTTCCATTTCCGTAAACGAAGGCACATCCGGGAGTTTCCGGCCTGTACGGGGCAGGCGAACAATGCGGGAAGGATCCTTTTCCAGGGTTTCTTTTGATGCAAGAAAGGTGAAAAAACCCCGGATACTGACCAGATGCCGCCCCCGGCTGCGGGCGGCAAGTCCTTCCTTTTCAAGATGAACAAGGTAGGCCAGAAGATCCATGGGTGCAAGTTCTTCCACCTCAAGATCATTTTCTTTTACATAATGAAGAAAACGGCCAAGATCTTCCGCATAGGCGCTCAGGGTCAGCTCCGCCAGACCCTTTTCGATCAGAAGATACCGCAGATAGGCATCCAGCAGGGGGTGCGGTTCCGGGTTCATTGCGGCAGAAATTCCTCCACAGTGGTGCTGTTGAGAACTTCCGGCCCGTCTTTACGGACCACCACCATGTTCTCGAGGCGGATGCCACCCCATTCAGGAAGGTAAATCCCCGGCTCTATCGTTACCACCATGCCGCTTTTCAGGGGGATATCCTGCATGGGGCTGAGCCTTGGAGCTTCGTGGATGGCAAGGCCCACACCATGGCCTAGACCGTGGCCGAAGAAATCTCCATATCCCTTTTCCTTGATGTAATCCCTTGCCAGTGAGTCAATTTCCTTTGTACTCACACCCTCGCGGATGGCGGCCGTGGCCCTTTCCTGAGCGGTTTTCACCACGTCAAAAATTTCCATGAAGCGTCCATCGGGTTTGTCCAGAAAAAAGGTGCGGGTGATGTCGGAGCAGTATCCTTTGAGTTTGATGCCCCAGTCAAAGAGAACGGGTGCTCTGGTGGTGAAAAGATGATCCGAGGGATGGGCGTGGGGTTTGGCAGTATTCACTCCGCAGGCAACTATGCTGGGAAAGGAAAGGCCTTCTGCACCCATTTCCCGGAGTTTTTTCTCAAGGAGCCAGGCTGCTTCTTTCTCGCTCATGCCCGGTACAAGGGATGGAAGCAGATTTTGTAAGGCCTGTTCCGTAATGGCAAGTGCCCGGCGAATGATGTCAATTTCTTCTTCATCCTTGATGATGCGCAAGGACTCCACCAGATCGCTGATCGGAGCCAGTTTTACGGAGGATCCCGACGCATCGAGAGATTGCTTCATCCGTTCATGGTCTTTCACGGAAAGTTTTGCCGGTTCAAATCCCAGAATCTGGGTATTCAACTGTGCCAGAATATCGGGTAGTTCTGCAGCCAGGCCTTTTTTATAGCCGTAAATATCATAGCCCGGGGCTTCGGTTTTGGCCTGAAAGACAAAGCGGGAGTCCGTGGCCAGAAGGAGTTTGTTTTGGGTGATGAAAAGTACACCGGAAGACTCATCATAGCCGTTGTCTTCGCCGGTGAAACCGCTGAGGTAACGCCGGTTTTCTTCCACAAGAACCATCATGGTGTCTATGCCATGATCTGCCATGCGGTTGCGAAAAGTCTCTATTCGTGAGGAAAGGGAAGGATTCAAAGCAGGGTCTCCTTGAACATGAAAGAATGGGGAACTTGAAAACAGTGAAAGTGCAGTGCCAGCCTGCGGACTGTCTGGGTAGCTGCCTGTATGGCTTTTTCTCTATAGCATCAATGAAAAAAAGGGAGCAATGGAGAGAGGTGTTTTTTTAAAGGAGACATTCCG
Proteins encoded in this region:
- a CDS encoding PfaD family polyunsaturated fatty acid/polyketide biosynthesis protein, producing the protein MTTDMTNSSMGWWQPGPSDKAFPETNDPKTALLALRSPLFLVLGENGKPQLRTYGQAILGGVLSGENALPLLAFVPPLPPENLGSRDFLRRHGLKYPYIAGAMANGITSEAMVMEAGRAGGMGFFGAGGCTLARIEKAIATLKKAAESSPFPFGFNFLHQPGSPEGEMALAELYLKSGITSVCAAAFMRMTPAIVLYRVRGVTADEKGRPLPKNRIIAKVSRVEIAEKFLAPPPEKILTQLLSQGLLSEDEARLGALLPMADDITAEADSGGHTDNRPAMALLPAIKAARDAAMAAREYVHIPCVGLGGGIATPASAAAAFALGADYILVGSVHQACVESGTSDTVREMLARCGQADVTMTAAADMFEMGGRVQVLKRETMFALRAQKLYTLYREYPSMEALPEDAIRFLEDKIFQKSIAEEWESTRRFFMERDPSQLKRAEEDPRHHMALLFRSYLGQASLWAIQGNPDRKVDYQVWCGPAMGAFNAWTKNSFLEEVSERRIRTVAFNLLAGAATLTRFSMLKAQYPEIPAHIGNFSPLGLNTLEPMMS
- a CDS encoding GNAT family N-acetyltransferase produces the protein MIRKFCESDMDRVLDIWLSASAASHDFMEASFWESQTDNMRHVHLPSSEVFVFEKDSEITGFYALSGNELAAVFISPPFQGMGMGKQLLLHARQQRPRLTLSVYKANKAGYQFYRSQGFSLIGEQTDRHTGHEEYRMST
- a CDS encoding type I polyketide synthase → MTPSSISKPCDLAVIGMACLFPKSPDRLAFWRLIFRNLDAIGEVPESHWSREAYFTPSPGAPDKTYCTRGGYLSPYPFDPSAFGIPPNLLEVTDTSQLLGLVTARCALDDAGYPQQREYDSSRTSVILGATGTQELVVPLASRLSHPLWKEALEAEGIPEDIQTAIMERMAAGHTAWQENAFPGLLGNVIAGRIANRLNLGGSNCVVDAACGSSLAAVHMAVLELQTGKADMVITGGVDTLNDIFMHMCFAQTGVLSHSGDARPFSEKADGTVLGEGVGMAVLKRLEDAEKDGDRIYAVIKGMGTASDGRSQSIYAPGAEGQIRALEKACEEAGFHPSSVDLVEAHGTGTRVGDAVEFKALQAVYGKERDTRPCILSSVKANIGHTKAAAGMAGFIKIVLCLYNKVLPPALKHLPPDPDLDIPSSGFCMLSQAMPWTTEKDRPRRAAVSAFGFGGADYHAVLEEYGKKRNEWVWDFHTDIFSVSGPDTDTLLHKLADLEKTELKEPRMLQEVCRRSRSDFSSAHSFRLLLLLEKDGDMAGTIKEARAIIGEEKEGQHGQIFFGKGESPGKLAFLFPGQGSQYPGMGKSLACIFPEMLESLELGNATLAEYAAPHRKEHLLSPFIHPFTGEGKEEEETLRSTDLAQPAIGCVSLGMARILERFGIRPHATCGHSYGELPALCCAGVFQETECMQLSVLRGRYMAGDPDDPRDRGAMMAVRADVETLKSLIEKENLNVVLANENSPSQCVLSGGKEALDHAAKVLKSHKIRGIRLPVAAAFHSPLVEDAAKPFAEALQGITPKAPSMEVMANGTGLAYEKDGDAIRQTLSSQLLSPVRFISNIKYLYDKGVRTFVETGPKNVLTGLASAILEQESVHCFAMDASAGKNSGDMDLLILLCQLAALGYGVDWSGIPEPPPNPERRMTIWLSGANIKPEQGKKAAEKKPLLRAADSRLLSAENLAPARSRETIHRPEPAAKTPAEAHTNSADVAPASTRQLAAATTPAGTRQDSVDVAMHSLPHRPTETLQKRGTPMDSRVLMEGFQTLKALQEQTTRAHEQFLSLQSEAGRTLERLVHSMGRGEGFSLQEYPEKPFSEAGSLAPVAENLSTPARNLSPDPAPAPPVPARPVPEAAAARAPETMENSSQQEKNILSLLVSTVSRHTGYPEDMIQADMDLEADLGIDSIKRVEILSELEGHFPAMAGFAPEVLAEARSLQAFADLLTDHSPASLSVPEKTSSTTSPASASPIPVITELVSRHTGYPEDMIQADMDLEADLGIDSIKRVEILSELEGIYPGLATLAQEILATARSISAIAALVVPDAQPTHEKSHNSHKVQENVFPADAAAAIRSIIARHTGYPEEMIQADMDLEADLGIDSIKRVEILSELEGIYPSLATIPAETLQECRSVQAIAALISDPAPEKDLPSPITAIKETASPASESRQSSADTEPSAEEISLIRSTIHWEAFDPEDENIPASLALLQDFCDETGLFPIKQSLIGKTPKLCRAEEALASFQPSLIVPWAAHNDEKALQKLFVFLGSWGKKALASSKACSLCIITRSDGSLGSSDPFSASPETQSLAGLMRTLQKEWPDMALRLADLSGEAGAAEPLMKKLLFSRGPLILGCDASGHIRTPLLKECSAEEKNPALAPPAKDDLMLITGGAYGVTAACVEALARSWPCRMLFTGRSPEPGPEPLWLSGIQKKEDIRKALLRHHFAEKTPTPRELDTEFNRIKNGRAIRDTLKKMKSLGCDARYLSMDLEKPDAIEGLFKKLKEENTLPSLWVHGAGVLSDKAMVDKSAEDFSKVFSVKALFAKHMAEALKDMPMKAMIFFSSVASLEGNPGQADYAMANGVLNALARRENLTRKNCRALSICWGPWEGGMVTPALARHFQRQGVGLIPLDKGSEAFSHEILSGNDPEVLLAAGREAEKKTLKTEKTPDSAPETLRIFSVRTRPEFTDHSIAGKAVVPFASLACEILRQEERPDFRPNPDTDFRILEDLRLLKGCILNEDSLLPLEVQKKGRERTLVSLERKPATPRMRCTIRSGSVRPQLSPVLIHPRSYPRDCRIVYDEILFHGRAYQVLQKIEIMGDNGMKASLAPEVLKAHPDPLSLILDSAMQLACLFGFESRGSVCLPTHVKSLHLPHSFTTSSFTPDKVKGLIYTAENGSSHMLLGNISFLDNDDMPCMEIRGLTMTGSEAMAENFKTGGITLSPCMEGDHASSADGSFSLPDRQRSAG
- the xerD gene encoding site-specific tyrosine recombinase XerD; this encodes MNPEPHPLLDAYLRYLLIEKGLAELTLSAYAEDLGRFLHYVKENDLEVEELAPMDLLAYLVHLEKEGLAARSRGRHLVSIRGFFTFLASKETLEKDPSRIVRLPRTGRKLPDVPSFTEMEALLSAPAVDTALGLRDRAMLELLYATGLRVSELMGLKVTDLRMDAGFLRVHGKGNRERVVPFHEKAGQAVHIYIREGRPRILTTRTSDYLFVGGTGKPLTRQAFWKNLKRYRLKAGITRLITPHSLRHAFATHLLEGGADLRVVQALLGHADIATTQIYTHVNRKGLKEVHKRFHPRSQ
- a CDS encoding aminopeptidase P family protein gives rise to the protein MNPSLSSRIETFRNRMADHGIDTMMVLVEENRRYLSGFTGEDNGYDESSGVLFITQNKLLLATDSRFVFQAKTEAPGYDIYGYKKGLAAELPDILAQLNTQILGFEPAKLSVKDHERMKQSLDASGSSVKLAPISDLVESLRIIKDEEEIDIIRRALAITEQALQNLLPSLVPGMSEKEAAWLLEKKLREMGAEGLSFPSIVACGVNTAKPHAHPSDHLFTTRAPVLFDWGIKLKGYCSDITRTFFLDKPDGRFMEIFDVVKTAQERATAAIREGVSTKEIDSLARDYIKEKGYGDFFGHGLGHGVGLAIHEAPRLSPMQDIPLKSGMVVTIEPGIYLPEWGGIRLENMVVVRKDGPEVLNSTTVEEFLPQ